ctgcacctatctcCAAAAAATACCCCtgaaagtgaaggaaagtgcatgtgcaatgtgctctccattaatttctatgggagttctgaaaatagctgagtgagtccgatagaaattaatggagagcacTCCCCTCCCTTCCATTAACTTATATGGGACTGCTGAAGACAGCTAAGCCAGCGCTGGGCTATTGGTTAGTCCCACAGATATGAATGGACGGCGGCCGAGCATTCGCAGATGTTATGGAGATAGCTGCAGGTCCTACAACTGGGACCCGCAGCTTCGTGACATTGGTGgcttatcctagcaatatgccaccaatgtctaagaggagacaacctctttaattaaaAGAACATCTGTACTAGTCCCTCACCAAGCATCGATGATAACCTAAAATATAAGcctagggctacatggcgacagCTGTCATGGCCATCACCACTCAcggcagttgcaaaaaatccaacacGGCCGCAGTGATCCCATTAATTTCTACAGGATCACTTCTAGTCAGCGATACTGGCTGCGACCATTGTCACTATGTAGCCCTAGCTACAGTAATATTTGTAAACAGTAaaaacacatgggcaaagtgggcatggatccgccaaaaacggatgacatacagatgtgtttcatatgcattctgtattttttgcaaacccattgacttgaatggagtgacggaacgttatttgcggccaataataggacaagttctatcttttagcagaacggaaacgaaatgcatatggagtacattctgttttttttttttttttttgtggaaccattgaaatgaattgttccgcatACGGATCTCAACAACGGaacgaaaaataaaaataatgatctgAAATCATCACTGTCAGGGAATGTCAGAACGGCTTATTATTTGGGGGTCCTAGTAGTTATGTGAagtcccgttccgcaaatttgcggaagggatgtggacccatttgcagacgtgtgaatggagcctaagtgtgAGAATTTGAACAGGATCTTCAGATAATCTAGTTGTCAGtttccaaaaatgtaaaaatatacagGTTGCCAAACAAAAGTTAGCCACTATACATTTGCTCAGTGGTGTAACTACAAATACCTAGGCCCCACAGAAATTTTTTGAACGGGTCCCTCCCCCCTTTCCCTTTCCAGCAATCCCAACCTCCTGTGCAACCCACACTCCTGTGACGAGTCAAGAGTGATCTCAGATGAGGCCCAACAGCCTGGTCACTGCTGGGGGTTCTGAcaaaatctttcagtcctcctcaAGGACTTCCGAGTTCGGGCCCAGTAGCAGCTTCTTCCACTATACGCCCCTGCATTTGCTTTATAATGAACTCTGGTCAGAGCTGTATATACTTTATTAGCCAAGCAGAAGGCATCCAGTGTTGTATCAGCTGTTAATAAAGTGTCAGTATAGAGCGTTATTTTTATTCAGTTATGCAACCTCTTCATATAGGACGGCTGCTCTGAGGGCATGCCCACTACTGAATGCTGTAGAGAACATACCCAGCTGGGGTAAATCCATTGCATTCTATGCAACTGGCATGAGCAACCTTATTCCCATCTGATACGACAACTCCAGAGAGAAAGGGGGAACTTTGAGAAACCATATCCGTTACTCTAGCAGATAATTACAGACATCATTTCTGGCCTTGAACAAATCCCCCTACTTACTGCAAACTCTGTTCACCAACACTGCTGGTATGGGCATTTTGCCAAATGATTGGATGAGTTATACTGTAGAATACACTGCTCAGTCTGTATAAAGCAGATATCTGTGGCAATCGGCACCATTTCAAGGTTGGAGATCCCGTTCTGCAAATACTAGCAGCGTGCATACGGTATATGGCTACTTTTTACTGGACAGCAGTCTATGAAATTATCTTCTCCAGTACATAATACAGGCTGTCCACATTCCTTACCTTTACCTGTAAATACTGCATCTTCCATACGTTATAGTCTATTATACAAAGTATTCCTATTTTCTTTTTATCTAAACTCTGTGCTCATGAACCACCTGTTATGCCACCTGGCCGTGCAGGGAGCTCTAGATAGCCCTATTCGCTCCAGCGATGCAGCCCACTCATTTACAGGATCAGTTGGTATCCCAGACCCATGCCAGCATATCCTCAGAGAAGTAAACTTTGATGAGTTATCCTTCACATAGGCCAATGAGATTTCAGCTGTAGGCACATACGCTCATTTAGGCCACATTCAGACATGGGGGATTTTGAGTGCTGCCCCACAACGAACAGCTGCAAGAAACTACAGTAAAAAGCAATAAGGTTTTCCAACACCCATTTACATTGGATTTTAGAGTAAGTTGCAAAGTTTCAAGCCTGTAGCATGCCCTACACATCACATACTTCCTTCAAATGTTTGCTATGAACGTAACCTTAGGGTGGAGCAGTCCCTTGTTATATACTGGAATACAAACTCCTTAACATTCCTTTGGTATTTAACTACATTTCCCATTTTATGACGGTTTAGAACCAAAATGTGAGTAGATCCAAAAACATACCTTGGACTGACTGCCATTAGCACTTGGAGTTGGATCTGTTGGCTTTGAGGTAGGCTCATCGTTCTGAACGCCGTTACTTTCTTCAACCTTGGATGGCTTTTCAGACTCTACATTTTGTTCGGTTCCAGGAGACTCAGTGGTCAGTTTTGGCTCTGCAGTAACTATAGGGGAAGTTGTGGAAGGTAAAGATTCATTTATGGGCTCTGGTTTtgcaggtggatgatgatgataaacCTTGGGTAAGCTATCTGTATTAAGAGGTGGGGGATGGTTCCGAGTTGCATCTGAAGTATTGGAGCTTGCCGCATGGACTGTTAAAACCTGATCAGACTCTAAATCCGCTGGAGGTATTGCAGAGTCTGATATTAGTGAACTGGTACCTTTACTGGTATTGTCTGCCATTTGTACACCACTGTCTTCTTCTGATGAAAAGACAACCCCAGGACTTATTGTCAAGAGATTGTCAATATCACAATCAAAAACAAAGCCTGGGTCCTCACTCCAATTCTCTGCATCATCAATCCAATACGATGAGATGGATGGCTGCAGAGGTTGTGAAGAGCATGACTTAGGAAGCTGAGAAGCAGGAGCTTCCTTTACGTCCGACAGTGGTGTTAGCAGATCGCTGTCCATCACTGATTTAGCTGCCAGTAACTCATGAGGGGATTTCACATTGCATACACTAGATTGGTTTGGTTCAATCACCTCTGCAGGGTCTATAGCTGAATAGGAGGGTGATGGAGACATTGCAGAGTCTGATATTACTGAACTGGTACCTTTAGTGGTATTGGCTGCCATTTGTACACCACTGTCTTCTTCTGATGAAAAAGCAACCCCAGGACTTATTGTCAAGATATTGTCAATATCACAATCAAAAACAAAGCCTGGGTCCTCAATCCTATTCTCTGCATCATCAATCCTATATAATGAGATGGATGGCTGCAGAGGTTGTGGAGAGCATGACTTAGGAAGCTGAGAAGTAGGCGCTTCCTTTATGTCCAACAGTGGTGTTAGCAGATCGCTGTCCATCACCGATTTAGCTGCCAGTAGCTCATGAGGGGATTTCACGTTGCATACACTGGTTTGGTTTGATTCAAACCCCTCTGCAGGGTCTATAGCTGAATGGGAGGGTGATGGAGGCATTGCAGCATAGCTGCTTATGTCTCCCTCACACTCTGGTTCTTCAGCTGAAATGTCAGCAATCTCCAGTGTCTCACAAAGTGAAGCGCGACTATTCTTGCCTTCATTTTCTGACTCTGAAGGTGTAAATGTGACCACAGATGTAGGCATCTCATTATACATTATTGAAGGTTCAGCAGCATAGCAagagtcatcatcatcatccagcaAACAGGTGTCCATTTCATCCTGAGTCAAGCCCAAGGGAGAGTTACTCTCATCACTGGACAGATCCAATAAAGAATCATCCAACTCATCACCTTCCCCTAGCGGTTGCCAGGCTGCAAAACCCGGGTTCTGGGAGGACCATGTACGGGTAGAGGCAGATGAAGGTGTGCTACAACTAAAGCCAGCACGACATGATCTCTTAGCCGAAGGAGTCACTGCTGAGATTTCATCCCTTTCTCGTTTCAATCCAGTTGCTCGATCATTAACTATACTGATTTTTATCTCTTCCATAGTTCCTGGAAAAGGGTCCTCCCTGTCTAATGGATATAACAACACTCGCCGCTCAGAGCCTGCTCCGGGCATGGAAGGATCATTGATGACTTTCATAGGTCAGGCGTGAGGCGTCTCCAGATGTTCTGCAGAAAAAGGCAATTTATATTAATAGCACGATGCTAAAGAATTGCTATACATAAAGAAATCACACTATATGTGAGCTTAGTCTGGAAACAAGCAGAGGTCAGGGCGGGCAGTATTTACACAATCCAGTAAACATCCCAaagatcaggacaggcagcagagaGTCAACATGAGGAACAGGGGGAGAGATGGTCAGAAAGACAAGGGTCAAATCCAGTTAACAGGCGAGGGTCTATACATGGTCCAAACAATACTATGCAGGGACTAGTCAACTAAACGGTCTATTGCCCACTGGGGAAGGAGCCTTAAATATCCCAAGGCAGGCTTCCATAGACTGGGGCAGATGAAGGTGTGtgcgctggccctttaagaagtCAAGAGGTACATGTGCATGTCCTAAGGGGAGAGGCTGCAGGTGGAAGCAATAGACTACATAGGCCTagcacaggggtaggcaacctctggcactctagctgttgtgaaactacaactcccagcatgcatacttcctctgctcttctcagaactcacagaaatgaatggggcatgctgggaattgtagttacacaacagctggagtgctgaaggttgctgatccctggcctagcAGAACAGCATCAGGGCTTTGGTGGCTGGCACAGACAGAGCAACGTTGGCAAGTATCCCGAAGCAGAGGGATGGCGACGGCTTCAGAACTCCAGCGTTATAGGGGTACCTTGACACCAGTCTGAACAGTGCCTAACTGAAGTTTAATGcttcggtgggggtgctgggagtcggaccttcTCTAAcccgatattgatggcctatcctaaaaataggccatcaatattacaacccctttaacagcagaagTAAAATGTGCCAACATTTATTAAGGGTATTATCTCATTATGACAACCATGTTCACATGTCTTATTAGGCCACATGGACAGAACAGCCTTCGCTCACTTAAAATAAAATGGGCATACTATTTATATAGCACAGTCAAACTCATGCAACCGAAAAATACACCACCTAGACAGACACCTACACCTTCCAGCGCCACTACCagcagactaagggtactttcacacttgcgtcgctggattccggcaggcagttccgtctccagaactgcctgccggatctggaaatccgtatgcaaacgtaAACCATTTGTCAgtgcagcaattttaatgccggatccggcactaatacattccaatggaaaaaaaataataatgtgttaaggatttttgtccggagagaaaaatgcagcatgctgcggtattttctccggccatatacagtaaaagggactgaactgaagacatcctgatgcatcctaaaagattgttttccattcagaatacggAACCCAGTACCGGAAATCTttgatgcaagtgtgaaagtacccctaagTACTGCAAATGAAAAGGGACGTATAATAGACCATATTTTAGACCATGTTCacactagggttgtttcgggtatcgaattttCAATACCAATCTATACTTTTGCCTGGTATTGACCTAgataccaggatttgcctttttttcaaTATTAGGCTCCGctattgcgcagtctagtatcggaACAATGAACGCGCTACtatcagcgctctccgtgttctccacagcagcacaggggagaaggaagcagtctttccctcccccctgtgccgctgctgccaccaatgaggagagaggggcgggccgactgcgccaccaatgaaagtaatTGTTTAATGCAAATCCCGGAGACGggtgctggcagggagctgcgattagtggcagttaacccctcaggcgccctcctgtattaaatgttaattatattatcattggtggcgcagtgtgccctccccccagtattaaaatcattagtggtGCAGTGCACTCCCTACCCcaacattaaaatcattggtggtgcagtgcgcccctttacctcaacccccccccccccccagtactaaaatcattggtggcagttccgatcggagccccagcagtgtaatcctggggctccaatcggttaccatggcagccggggCGCTACTgagtactatgcacagggcagcagggagagtgtgaagtggtattcaccgtaatagagctctattagggcgaATAGGACAATGGattgaaagcgaatcaaaatttgggtatcgAAAACAACCCTAGTTCACACTTTCTGCCATGAACTGGCCAGTGCATCTGTGCATGCCCCATGATAACGGAATGGAGCTAACACACCGTTTCTGCATGTGGATTCTGCAGCTATAATGTCTAGGGCCTCTAGGCGAAGAATATAGAAACCTGAATATGTGAATCTGGCCTTACAGAACTGTTTCTACAACCACCCAATAAGCACATACAAGCTCACTATAGACCTGTCACAGTAAATAATCTTATGTTATAAATGTATGTTGTGCTGTTTCCCTTTTATTTCAACTAAAATGTTATCAATTGCAGGAACACCCCCAGCTGTTAACACCTAGCTGTACATTTATTCATAAAcctctagcaggaataacagagaaacAAAGACAAAATTATTATATATGATTATTACACCTATAGGTAatcagattttccagaccccacgacagcaccagaGAGAGGGGATCCAACCCCAGGTACAGGAAACCTGCAGACATAAAAGCCGCCTCAGTGGTTTACAGAGCATGAGAGTGACTCCAAcccaagttagtttttttttttttttttgctacacccAATGCATGAGAAAAGAACCATGAAAACCCAAAAGGGAGGTAATAAGGAAGGGTGCTGTCAAggggtctggaaaatccaattacaggtaagtgtaatcataatttttcccttcccccacgacagcaccacagagaacaCCCTTTCCTTATGGGTGGGACACCATCTGAAGAACCCTgttaccaggggcgtagctaaatgcTAATGGACCCT
This is a stretch of genomic DNA from Bufo gargarizans isolate SCDJY-AF-19 chromosome 3, ASM1485885v1, whole genome shotgun sequence. It encodes these proteins:
- the LOC122932190 gene encoding S100P-binding protein-like, whose protein sequence is MKVINDPSMPGAGSERRVLLYPLDREDPFPGTMEEIKISIVNDRATGLKRERDEISAVTPSAKRSCRAGFSCSTPSSASTRTWSSQNPGFAAWQPLGEGDELDDSLLDLSSDESNSPLGLTQDEMDTCLLDDDDDSCYAAEPSIMYNEMPTSVVTFTPSESENEGKNSRASLCETLEIADISAEEPECEGDISSYAAMPPSPSHSAIDPAEGFESNQTSVCNVKSPHELLAAKSVMDSDLLTPLLDIKEAPTSQLPKSCSPQPLQPSISLYRIDDAENRIEDPGFVFDCDIDNILTISPGVAFSSEEDSGVQMAANTTKGTSSVISDSAMSPSPSYSAIDPAEVIEPNQSSVCNVKSPHELLAAKSVMDSDLLTPLSDVKEAPASQLPKSCSSQPLQPSISSYWIDDAENWSEDPGFVFDCDIDNLLTISPGVVFSSEEDSGVQMADNTSKGTSSLISDSAIPPADLESDQVLTVHAASSNTSDATRNHPPPLNTDSLPKVYHHHPPAKPEPINESLPSTTSPIVTAEPKLTTESPGTEQNVESEKPSKVEESNGVQNDEPTSKPTDPTPSANGSQSKIVASSACKTHSSSDPQKKKPVIAVTALRGPSFRSHLSEVEKNNYCNLVLIHISGQGESNLEGPSRELGSLLHQTSLKNPNWKNPSFFTKRNHPRFGKKPSKFCSLNQWVKKNGGAYERFKNFPATFQRSPVPDALPVRPS